The following are encoded in a window of Labrus bergylta chromosome 16, fLabBer1.1, whole genome shotgun sequence genomic DNA:
- the mcm5 gene encoding DNA replication licensing factor MCM5, with amino-acid sequence MSGFDDPGVYYSDSFGGGGGDGPGGDEGGQKRTHIKKRFREFLRQFRVGTDRTGFTYKYRDELKRHYTLGEFWVEVEMEDLASFDEDLSDCLYKLPTENLPLLEEAAKEVADEVTRPRPAGEETVQDIQVMLKSDAHHASIRGLKSEQVSRLVKVHGIIISATAVRAKATRVCLQCRGCRGVLSNIPLPPGLQGYALPRKCNKEDAGRVKCPVDPYFIIPDRCVCVDFQTLRLQESPDAVPHGEMPRHLQIYCDRYLCDRVVPGNRVTIVGIFSIKKMAIKTGGKDKSSGVGIRTSYLRVVGIQVDTEGAGRGATGSVSPQEEEELRGLAASPNIYDSLARSVAPSIYGSDDLKKAITCLLFGGSRKRLPDGLTRRGDINLLMLGDPGTAKSQLLKFVERCSPIGVYTSGKGSSAAGLTASVMRDPQTRGFIMEGGAMVLADGGVVCIDEFDKMREDDRVAIHEAMEQQTISIAKAGITTTLNSRCSVLAAANSVFGRWDDTKGEDNIDFMPTILSRFDMIFIIKDQHDQQRDMTLARHVMNVHLSAQTQTEGVEGEIPLATFKKYIAYARVKSGPRLSAGAAEKLKNRYVVMRSGAREHERETDKRPSIPITVRQLEAVIRIAESLAKMKLQAVAGEEEVDEALRLFQVSTLDAALSGSLSGAEGFTSTEDQEMISRVEKQLKRRFAIGSQVSEHSIVQDFTKQKYPEHAIYKVLHLMLRRGELQHRMQRKVLYRVK; translated from the exons ATGTCCGGATTTGACGACCCCGGAGTTTATTACAGCGACAGtttcggaggaggaggaggagacggacCCGGCGGGGACGAAGGCGGACAGAAGAGGACTCACATCAAGAAACGGTTCCGTGAGTTTCTCCGCCAGTTCAGGGTGGGCACCGACCGCACCGGATTCACCTACAAATACAG AGATGAGCTGAAGAGACACTACACCCTCGGGGAGTTCTGGGTGGAGGTGGAGATGGAGGACTTGGCCAGCTTTGACGAGGATCTCTCCGACTGTCTGTACAAGCTGCCGACTGAGAACCTGCCGCTG CTGGAGGAAGCTGCAAAGGAGGTGGCGGATGAAGTGACCCGCCCCCGTCCTGCAGGCGAGGAGACGGTTCAGGACATCCAGGTCATGTTGAAGAGCGACGCACATCACGCCTCCATCCGCGGCCTCAAG tcgGAGCAGGTGTCTCGCCTGGTGAAGGTGCACGGCATCATCATCTCGGCCACCGCCGTGAGGGCGAAGGCCACCAGGGTGTGTCTGCAGTGTCGGGGCTGTCGCGGCGTCCTCAGTAACATCCCCCTGCCTCCCGGCCTGCAGGGCTACGCTCTGCCGCGCAAGTGCAACAA GGAAGACGCCGGGAGGGTGAAGTGTCCCGTGGATCCTTACTTCATCATCCCCGACCGCTGCGTGTGCGTCGACTTCCAGACCCTCCGCCTGCAGGAGTCTCCCGACGCCGTCCCTCACGGAGAGATGCCACGACACCTGCAGATCTACTGCGACAG GTATCTGTGCGACCGCGTCGTCCCGGGAAACAGAGTGACCATCGTGGGAATCTTCTCCATTAAAAAGATGGCGATTAAGACCGGCGGCAAAGACAAAAGTTCCGGCGTGGGCATCCGGACGTCCTACCTGCGTGTGGTCGGCATCCAGGTGGACACAGAAGGAGCag gtCGCGGCGCCACAGGATCCGTCTCTccgcaggaagaggaggagctccGAGGGCTCGCGGCCTCTCCAAACATCTACGACTCTTTGGCTCGCTCCGTCGCTCCCTCCATCTACGGCAGCGACGATCTGAAAAAAGCCATCACCTGCCTGCTGTTTGGAGGATCCAGGAAGAG GCTCCCTGACGGTCTGACCCGTCGAGGTGACATCAACCTGCTGATGCTCGGCGACCCGGGTACCGCCAAGTCTCAGCTGCTGAAGTTTGTGGAGCGTTGTTCACCTATCGGG GTGTACACGTCCGGTAAAGGCAGCAGCGCGGCCGGTCTGACCGCCTCCGTCATGAGGGACCCTCAAACCCGCGGCTTCATCATGGAGGGCGGAGCCATGGTGCTGGCCGACGGCGGAGTCGTGTGCATCGATGAGTTCGACAAG ATGAGAGAGGACGACCGCGTGGCAATCCATGAAGCCATGGAGCAGCAGACCATCTCCATCGCTAAG gcgGGCATCACCACCACCCTGAACTCGCGCTGCTCCGTGCTCGCCGCCGCCAACTCCGTGTTCGGCCGCTGGGACGACACGAAGGGGGAGGACAACATCGACTTCATGCCGACCATCCTGTCCCGCTTCGACatgatcttcatcatcaaagaCCAGCACGACCAGCAGAGGGACATG ACGCTGGCTCGCCACGTGATGAACGTCCACCTGAGCGCTCAGACTCAGACTGAAGGCGTGGAGGGCGAGATCCCGCTCGCCACCTTCAAGAAGTACATCGCCTACGCCCGAGT TAAATCCGGCCCGCGTCTTTCTGCCGGGGCGGCGGAGAAACTGAAGAACCGATACGTGGTGATGAGGAGCGGAGCGAGGGAGCACGAGAGAGAGACGGACAAAAGGCCGTCCATCCCCATCACAGTCAG GCAGCTGGAGGCCGTCATCCGCATCGCAGAGTCTTTGGCGAAGATGAAGCTGCAGGCGGTCGCCGGCGAGGAGGAAGTGGACGAGGCGCTGCGACTCTTCCAGGTGTCCACGCTGGACGCCGCTCTGTCCGGCAGCCTCTCAG GCGCCGAGGGCTTCACGTCTACGGAGGATCAGGAAATGATCTCGCGCGTCGAGAAGCAGCTGAAGAGACGCTTCGCCATCGGCTCGCAGGTGTCCGAACACAGCATCGTCCAAGATTTTACCAAACAG AAATATCCAGAGCACGCCATCTACAAAGTGCTGCACCTGATGCTGCGGCGAGGCGAGCTGCAGCACCGCATGCAGAGGAAAGTCCTGTACCGGGTCAAGTAG
- the hmox1a gene encoding heme oxygenase 1a produces MEVTKSARKDDQGEVGSDLSERIKAATKDNHVRAENTQLMLSYQKGQITLPQYKVLLCSLYEIYKALEEELDRNSSHPAVAPIYFPQELARLESLESDLEFFFGAAWRKRVIVPAATHRYEQRLRQIGREKPELLVAHAYTRYLGDLSGGQVLGKITQKSLGLSGREGLSFFSFPGVSSPNRFKQLYRSRMNSVELTEDETAAVLEEAVAAFELNIQVFDDLQKMLSVAAETSDQSESGGVKTSLFLSSPVIQFTVGVCVALTTIGVGLYSF; encoded by the exons ATGGAGGTCACAAAGAGCGCCAGGAAAGACGACCAGGGAGAAGTCGGAAG CGACCTATCGGAGCGGATTAAAGCCGCCACCAAAGATAACCACGTCCGAGCTGAAAACACACAGCTGATGCTGAGTTACCAGAAGGGACAGATCACGCTGCCACAGTACAAG GTGCTGCTGTGCTCGCTCTACGAGATCTACAAGgcgctggaggaggagctggacagAAACTCCTCCCATCCCGCCGTCGCACCGATTTACTTCCCTCAGGAGCTCGCTCGCCTGGAGTCACTCGAGAGCGATCTGGAGTTTTTCTTTGGCGCGGCGTGGAGGAAGAGGGTGATCGTTCCCGCCGCCACGCACCGATACGAACAGAGGCTGCGCCAG atcGGCAGAGAGAAACCGGAGCTGTTGGTGGCGCACGCTTACACCCGCTACCTCGGGGATCTCTCAGGAGGTCAGGTGCTGGGGAAAATTACCCAGAAGTCTCTGGGGCTGAGCGGCAGAGAGGGGctgtccttcttctccttccccGGCGTGAGCAGCCCGAACCGCTTCAAGCAGCTTTACAGGAGCCGGATGAACAGCGTCGAGCTGACGGAGGACGAGACGGCGGCGGTGCTGGAGGAGGCGGTCGCCGCCTTCGAGCTCAACATCCAG gTTTTTGACGACCTGCAGAAAATGCTGAGTGTCGCCGCGGAGACGtccgaccaatcagagagcgGCGGTGTCAAAACTTCTCTGTTCCTGTCTTCACCCGTCATACAGTTCACCGTGGGAGTGTGCGTTGCCTTGACAACAATCGGAGTGGGACTGTACTCCTTTTAG